A genomic region of Chelmon rostratus isolate fCheRos1 chromosome 8, fCheRos1.pri, whole genome shotgun sequence contains the following coding sequences:
- the isg20l2 gene encoding interferon-stimulated 20 kDa exonuclease-like 2, producing MSQTNLIINTCYSNDTAQRPPAGNRKRKKRCFRRKMQYLEKNGYLEGKYKSNHRTGQTKQAPQRQNGASTKHPQCPTSTYNKSLPHPGNTANSSHWSSKPSTSTHSLPSSTATVSGGGTHRPSASSGRQPAAAQTPARVPTKYLAIDCEMVGSGPKGSISQLARCSVVSYEGDVIYDKFINPAVPVTDYRTRWSGIRRSDLVNAMPYSEARKEILRLLMGKVVIGHAVHNDFKVLSYSHPAAMTRDTSRIPLLNLKAGFAVSECASLKRLTKAILCRDIQTGKKGHSSVEDAKATMELYKVVEEEWERELASRSQAS from the exons ATGTCGCAAACGAACCTGATCATCAACACGTGCTATTCTAATGACACCGCACAGAGACCCCCAGCAGGAAAccgaaagaggaaaaagagatgCTTTCGTCGAAAGATGCAGTATTTAGAGAAAAATGGATACCTGGAAGGTAAATACAAGTCCAACCACAGAACGGGACAGACCAAACAAGCTCCACAACGCCAGAACGGAGCATCCACAAAGCATCCACAATGTCCCACTTCCACTTACAACAAAAGTTTACCTCATCCAGGCAACACCGCCAACTCTTCCCACTGGAGCTCCAAGCCATcaacatccacacacagcctGCCTTCCTCCACCGCCACTGTGAGCGGCGGCGGCACCCACCGGCCCTCGGCATCAAGCGGCCGTCAGCCCGCCGCCGCCCAAACGCCAGCAAGAGTCCCCACGAAGTACCTCGCTATTGACTGTGAGATGGTGGGTTCAGGACCAAAGGGGAGCATCAGCCAGCTCGCACGCTGCAGTGTGGTGTCCTATGAAGGAGATGTGATTTATGATAAATTCATCAACCCCGCCGTGCCGGTTACTGACTACCGCACCCGATGGAGCGGCATACGGCGCAGTGACCTCGTCAATGCCATGCCGTACTCTGAGGCCAGGAAGGAG ATCCTGAGGCTGCTCATGGGGAAGGTGGTGATTGGACACGCCGTCCACAACGACTTCAAGGTCCTCAGCTACTCTCACCCCGCTGCCATGACCAGAGACACGTCTCGAATCCCTCTGCTCAACCTGAAGGCCGGCTTCGCCGTGAGCGAGTGCGCCTCGCTGAAGAGACTCACCAAGGCCATCTTATGCCGTGACATCCAG ACTGGGAAGAAGGGTCACTCTTCGGTGGAGGACGCCAAAGCCACTATGGAGCTTTACAAAGTGgtagaggaggagtgggagagggagCTGGCCTCCAGGTCGCAGGCCAGTTAG